CCGGCTGACCTCAGCTTTCCAGTTAGACTGCCCAAAACCAACAAACCTTCACCGTTGCATCTTTTATTCTAGCTAACCTGTCTGCAATTTGCTGTGTCCTTGCTGAATTGCCATCGTCGCTGCTTTGGGCCTGACGTTCCTCCTCACCCGTCGCTGTAAAGCTGCCCGTCGTCAGACCCAATTCTTGGAAAGAAATACTTCAAACTAGGTAATTTCTTGAACCAATCTGATAGGTAGCAATTATTGATTATCTAATTTATAGTATTCGATAATAATCTTGgtttgtttgagatttttaagcATGTCCATGTTAGGAAATTTCCTATTTCAATAATTCGATCTGGGTTATGGATTgcatatacaattttttttaaaaaataattttgattttccttatacgtaaattttaattcaataaaaGATTACATAAACAGCCCATCCAACCTAAATGAATAAGTTAACAAAGTTTCATAAAATTCTATTTTCCCAATCTTCTTTTAGAAATGCatgtataattaaaattaaaaagcacCTAAAATTGTCAACAATCCAgcttttttagatttatttttctttttgcttttgactAGTAATAGTACAATAAAGTAACTGCAAAAACTAAAAAGCATCACTTGGTTCAAGACTACGACTATAAATATTAGGCCACTCGAAGCAACCTAGAATAGTAGGTATGCTTCTGACGCTATTCGCCGTCAAGGAGGCaagtttttgtttcttattttgatttatatAAGAAATCTTAATGTCAATCAAGTGccaattcttcttttcttttacttttttgggtACACGTGTTTCGTATTTTCTTAGACTACGACTAAATTATGTTGACTTGACTCCAGTGGGCCCCCCTGCTAGCCATCACCGGCGTGCAGATAAATGGTGATTTTATCAACGGAAGTGAAAAATTGTTGCTTTGCTTCaataaggtaaaaaaaaaacatgttatcTTAACACTTTatatttgaatatatatttaaatctTAACTAGAAAGTAAAaggttttgcttttttaaaaagcaCCAAGCAAACTGGTCCTAATAAAATTCAACTGGCTTTGGCCAggcataaaaattaggaaaactcCTTTTCCTTCTTAAGTTATATTTCATTATGTGTCATTTGTGAAATCCAACTATATATACATTCGCGTCTATCGATGATAAGAATATTAAGttaaaatgaaattgatggTTGGTTCAAACTTAATCATCACATTTGATTTAATATAACTTGCATTACTTATTTTCAGTTTAGGTTTAGACCTTGGTGGGCCTCAGGCCAGCAATGGAAATAGGAAATTGAAACTCAATTTCACAGAATCAACTAATATAATCTTGCTCGAAATTTACCATATTGAATTTCCCATCCACCGGTGAACTCGTGGGACTTAGGCCATTAATTAATCCTTCAATCATATATCTAGCAATTTCTCTCGATCAATGCCAACCCGACGGACGTAAATGAAACTGATCCTCGCTTTCCTACCTGACCATCGCTCGTTGGCCCTTGTTAAAAGCATGTCAAATCTTTTGTGATTTGCTTTCAGAATTTTAGCAGACGCAGCTGAGATGGAAAGAAAGAGGAGCCTTTCTCTGGAAACTGGGTCCACACGCCATAGCTCATCGGGAAATAAGTCTgaggtgttcttgagttttcgaGGACCGGATACTCGCACTAATTTCACAGATTTCCTCTATTATACCCTGCTTGATAAGAGTATCAGTGTTTTCATAGACAAGCAGGGGATTGATGTTGGTGAAGAGATCGGTCCCGAGATCTTCCAAGCCATCGATGACTCAAAAATCTGCATTCCCATCCTCTCCAGAGGCTATGCCTCTAGTAGCTGGTGCCTGCGCGAGCTGGAACACATGATGCAGCGTAGGAAAACCAATGAACTTGAGGTTATGCCCATTTTCTATGACGTGGAACCCTCTGACGTGAAGCTTGAAACCGGAGTGTATAGGGATGCACTAACTCTACATGAACAAAAACGTGGTATTGAGATTGTGCAGCGCTGGGCGGAGGCACTCAAGGAAGTTACTAGAATCAAGGGTTGGGACACCAAGAATATAGGGTAGGTTAACTCACTCAACtccatcttcccttttctctctgtttcttttgctTGAATGCGGATTCTGATTTGAAGAGcacaatctttttctttttttctacttctggACCGAAAATTGTGATAGATATCTCATGGAATTCAGCACTCCATTGTCTCAAGACTGAAGGGATTACTTGAATCATGACATAAGCATTATAACTTAGTATCTAGATTGAACAAAAACCAATCTTAGAATTATGtacttgttcttttgttctagaTTGAACATGAGCCCGGCATCAATTTCGTGACTTCATGTTATTGTTTGATTTTGCAAGTTTATAAGTTTCCCATCAATTCTTATAATTAACTTAATTATGTTGTGTTTCATTGCACAGCCACGGAGAACTTGCACGATTGATTAGCTCGGAAAGTGTTAGTTAAGCTTAAGGTGTCTTGTGTTCATATACCCGATCATTTAGTTGGAATGGACGAATCGGTGAATGAATTAGTAGATTTGCTAATGTCGAATCTAAGGACATAAGGCTCATCGGAATTTGCGGGATGGGTGGAATaggcaagacaactcttgccaaggttGTTTACCGGAAGGTATCTATTCATTTTGAGAGCCATAGCTTCATTTCAAATGTTCGAGAAGCATCATCTAAAGATTTCGATCTTATAAATTTGCAGAGGCAATTAGTCTCTCAAATCATTGGTGACAtaggatttgaaatttttagcaTTGATCAGGGGATGAATATGATCAGAGATCGATTTTGCAGaaagaaagttcttatcttcCTTGATGATGTCGATCATACAAGCCAGCTCATGGCATTGGCAGCAAAGAAAGAATGGTTGGGTTCAGGAAGTAGAATAGTTGTTACAACAAGAGACAAAAGTGTTTTATATCGATTCCAAGATCAATTTAATTGTTGTTTGATTTATGACGCTAAGGAACTCAACTGGCCCGAAGCTCTCCAACTTTTTAGAAAGCATGCCTTTAGAAGCAACCCTACTTCAAATGGATTCTCGATTCTATCCGCGATAATTACTAGAAAAACCGGAGGGCTTCCTTTGACTATAGAAGTGATTGGCTCATTTTTATATGGAAAAAGGGAAGCGGTTTGGCAAGATGCACTGAAAAAGATGGAATATCATCCTTATAAGGATGTGAAGGAAAAATTAATGTTGAGTTATGAGGCATTAGATCATTTGCAAAAgcaaatatttcttgatattgcttgCTTTCTAGATGGAAAAGATAAGAGTTATTCACATTATATGTGGGACAATTGTGGATTTTTTCCAGATGAGGGGATTGATGTTTTGCTTTTAATGTCCTTATTGAAGATTAGTGAAAGGAATAGACTATGTATGCATGATCAGCTTAAGGACTTAGGCAAGAGCATTGTGTACGAAGAATGTCGCAAAGACCCAAAAAAGGGTTTTCGGGTGTGGTCGAATGAGGAGAAAGGTCCTGATATTGTCCAGCAAAAGAAGGTATAAATCTAAGTGCACCCTCGTCTACTTTTTTTTCATTGCAGAAATCTTCCTTAGACtgttttccctttattttaGGCTCTATTTGGAACTCCTCACATTAAACCGACTCTTTCCTCAATTTAGGGAACCGAAACTGTTGCAGTGAACTATGAGAAATATTGCGCGCGTTATCAAGACTCTTTGACATCGGAAGACTTTATCAAAATGCCAAATATTAGATTTCTAGAAATGTCTGGTAGGTCCCTCTCTGGAGACTTTGAGGATCTCTTTTCGGAATTAAGATGGCTTCATTGGAACTTTTGTCCAAAAGAAATGCAGGCAACCAACTTTTGCCCAAAAAATCTAGTCATCCTCAACCTATCACAGAGCAATATAGACGAACATTGGGGTGGTTGGACTCAACTCAAGGTATGTGTGTGCAAATAATTTGGTATAACATGTTATATTTTCTTCTAGTTGCACTAGCTCATGTCACATAGGTTTGTAAATCATCATTttattgatcttttttttttttttaaattacatttTATTGACTTAATTCATAGAACAAATCTTGGTCTCGGAGAAGGCTGATGACACCAATCCCTCATTCCATAGGTTTGAAgcttaaatatatatatatattgactcaAACAATTGCTTTATATTCATGGCATAGAGGGGTTGTACACATTATGGTCAATGGAAAGAATGTTACCTTTGATCACAATTATTTCATTCTTTCAATATTGTATTCACGTGTAGATCTTtcaagattgcatttttttatttttccaaaccaaacaattaatttaacaaaaaaaagatgTTAAGATTTGGTCATTATCATTAATTTGcattgcatttttaattttacattGATACTATGCTATTGTTGTTTTATCAATTATGGCAAATCTTTTCCTGATAACTTTCTCCAATTCAAATCGATTGGAGCTGCATAATTAAAGGGTATTGTAATGTGGACATTCCATGTTACTAGTAACTCCATTATTGGGATTAGATATTCATACAAGTAATTTATAGAATTGTTAAATCATCTAATGGAATAATTGTTGTTGCTTGATATTTATTGACTTACATTCCTTTTAGAGAACGTTATGTGAACATTCACGTTGTTTTGAGTTCCCTAATCAAGCCAATGAGTTGTCACTATTAGATGTTTAGATTAAGTTAAAAATAAGTGGTTAATAAGACTATCGGTACTATACATAGGATGCCagaaaattgaacatgcaaACTGACTTGTTTAGTACATCAATAGTATACAAAGATGCTATAATCTTCAAAGGTTATGTGAAAGCTAATAACGTCCTTATCTTAACGtatgaaacaaaaacaaaatgcaaaaaatagTAGACTGCAAATATAGATTAGTTGATGGTCAGaagacataaaaaattatttctatattGATGTTTTGATAATGCATTAACATAGGAAAGTCATAAGTAATTGTGTCGGGGACAATATCGGTAATTCCATGATGAAATCGGAAAGGGATGTTTTCATAAGAGATATGTTGGTTACATTcttgtctttttatttctatattgatgttttgataattccatttttttctttgttgttgaGGACAATattagaagaaataaaaaagtgggAGACAAAGTGTGGTTTTGGCTTAAGGAATTGATATGCATAGAGTTTTTATTAAGTTACTTTGGTGGAAAGCTTCCGTGGTCGATATATTTATTTATGCCTTGCAAGATTTTATTAATCAAACTCGTTGAATATACATAATTATTTTACAGGTGGCTAGAAGATTGAAGGTCCTTGATCTATCTTATTGTTGCTGCTTAAAGGAAACTCCTGACCTCTCTGCATATTTAACCTTAGAAATATTAATTCTAAGGATGTGTAGAAATTTGTTAAGGATTGATCGATCCATTAGTTATCTGAAACGTTTGAAGCAATTGGATGTAGCTGAATCTCGTTCTCTCCAAGTCCTTCCTAAAGAATTGGGTGCTCTAGAAGAATTGACCGAGATGTTATTCGATTTCGGGGACTTTCCTTCAAGTATTAGTCAGGTCCCAAGCTCAATCGGAGCACTCGTAAATCTTGAGCGCTTGGCCATTTGTGGAGCTCCCCACCTAACGAAACTTCCCGACTCAATCGGAATGTTGAAATGTTTAGTTGAGTTGGATATCTCAGACATAGGTATTGCAGAGTTGCCAAATACTATTATCAATCTAAAGAGCTTGAAAGCATTGAATGTGAGCGGAAGTTGCATACGAAAGTTACCCGAGACAATTGGGATGttggagaaacttgaagaaatTTATGGAAAGTATTGCAATTGGCTGGAGACCATTCCTGGTGACATCGTGAGACTACCattcttgaagaatttgatattAACAGAAACTCGTGTGGGGGATGTACCAAAGCTTCCTCAGAGTCTGATATGTCTACATCTGTCCTCAAGAGCCTTAGAAAAAGCTCCAGATATCTCCGACCTTGTGAATTTAAGGAGTTTGCAATTGTGTTTCGCTAAAAGCCAGTGCTTCTATCAACCAATGCGTAGCTGCCGCTATGATGTGAATTGGAGAATTGGAGTCGCACAGTGTAAATTGGAACTTCCGAGTATCTCCAGTATAAGCTCATATTTGGGTTGCCTTTGCCATATAAAAGAAGTTGAACTCATCAATTGCGAGAACTTGCGTCAGATTGGACAACTTCCCTCTAGTTTGACAGCACTTAAGGTCAACAATTGCAATCTTCTTGAAGTTGTAGACCTTTCCAACTTATCTGACTTCAAGAATCTAAAGGACCTTGGAGTATACGACTGTCCGAAACTAGTCGAGATTCAAGGTCTTGACCAACTGGAGTCACTGGAAAGTCTTGCAATCAGACGCTGCAGTTCCTGGCTATGCTTACCTGATCTATCCAACTGGAAGAAGCTAGAGATGTGGGACGTTGATGCTCTTACGACATATTCGGCGAGGGGAAAACGAGCAGCTCAAAGCAAATATATTCCATACCGGCGCTTGAGTACGGCTTAGATGATCAGCAAATCTTGAATTTCGAGGCGTGTAGGAATTTgtcatcaaatatataaataatatacgGACTCATTGTACAGTGGTTACTGAAGCAAATAAACTGTGACGTTTACATTTTTGTCAAGTAGCTCAAGAGGTGTTTCAGGCACTCTTCAACGAAATCCCAGTTACAAAAAGTATAGACAGTATCTTCTCGCACATTCAATATCCTACACGAAGAAGACTAAGAAATATCATTAAGCACTT
Above is a window of Eucalyptus grandis isolate ANBG69807.140 chromosome 9, ASM1654582v1, whole genome shotgun sequence DNA encoding:
- the LOC120288099 gene encoding toll/interleukin-1 receptor-like protein gives rise to the protein MERKRSLSLETGSTRHSSSGNKSEVFLSFRGPDTRTNFTDFLYYTLLDKSISVFIDKQGIDVGEEIGPEIFQAIDDSKICIPILSRGYASSSWCLRELEHMMQRRKTNELEVMPIFYDVEPSDVKLETGVYRDALTLHEQKRGIEIVQRWAEALKEVTRIKGWDTKNIGHGELARLISSESVS
- the LOC104437143 gene encoding disease resistance protein RPV1 is translated as MGGIGKTTLAKVVYRKVSIHFESHSFISNVREASSKDFDLINLQRQLVSQIIGDIGFEIFSIDQGMNMIRDRFCRKKVLIFLDDVDHTSQLMALAAKKEWLGSGSRIVVTTRDKSVLYRFQDQFNCCLIYDAKELNWPEALQLFRKHAFRSNPTSNGFSILSAIITRKTGGLPLTIEVIGSFLYGKREAVWQDALKKMEYHPYKDVKEKLMLSYEALDHLQKQIFLDIACFLDGKDKSYSHYMWDNCGFFPDEGIDVLLLMSLLKISERNRLCMHDQLKDLGKSIVYEECRKDPKKGFRVWSNEEKGPDIVQQKKGTETVAVNYEKYCARYQDSLTSEDFIKMPNIRFLEMSGRSLSGDFEDLFSELRWLHWNFCPKEMQATNFCPKNLVILNLSQSNIDEHWGGWTQLKVARRLKVLDLSYCCCLKETPDLSAYLTLEILILRMCRNLLRIDRSISYLKRLKQLDVAESRSLQVLPKELGALEELTEMLFDFGDFPSSISQVPSSIGALVNLERLAICGAPHLTKLPDSIGMLKCLVELDISDIGIAELPNTIINLKSLKALNVSGSCIRKLPETIGMLEKLEEIYGKYCNWLETIPGDIVRLPFLKNLILTETRVGDVPKLPQSLICLHLSSRALEKAPDISDLVNLRSLQLCFAKSQCFYQPMRSCRYDVNWRIGVAQCKLELPSISSISSYLGCLCHIKEVELINCENLRQIGQLPSSLTALKVNNCNLLEVVDLSNLSDFKNLKDLGVYDCPKLVEIQGLDQLESLESLAIRRCSSWLCLPDLSNWKKLEMWDVDALTTYSARGKRAAQSKYIPYRRLSTA